The Gossypium hirsutum isolate 1008001.06 chromosome D06, Gossypium_hirsutum_v2.1, whole genome shotgun sequence genome contains the following window.
agtagatgttaatgtgaaatgaatgtatagttagccattggtatggctaacaaattttggttttggtatgtgatgaggttatcttatgaatacgttaaatctatcttgaaaatatattgaaatggcTTGGTggtgttggattggtctcggtttaaaatttgcagggaagattagatatttataaaggggttatattgagtttaaaaaaaatttatttggtaaaatctggtaatgcctcgtatcctattcccgcgacggatacgggtaggggtattacaaaaatatcctcataataatataatttatttatacatataagGGTTCTTTCGTAAATTTATTAACTGATTTCATGATCGATTGACCCATAACACTAATTCAATTAGGGTTTCAACATTAATATACATTATTTACTGataacttttttcttttaaagaaaaattataaaaatgtaattaccaaacattaatatttctttctttcttttttctttcaaacaTATCTCACTATAGACTAAATATATATGTCAGTAGAAAGTAGTCTAAGgggtaatttaataattttatttgaggaGTATACTTTGCATTTCAACATAAATAGTGTGTGACATCGCAATGAGGAAGAAGCGTCCTCTCGACGATGCGACCACCGACGTCACGATCAGAAGATTCGCCACGTCCCAATGACGCGATGAAGGATGTCCCGATGTGGCGACGTATTCCCAAAGCTTCTCGATTTTCTTCTTACGGTTAAACTCTGATTTCTCTCCCTACTTAAACTCTAATTATTCTAGGGTTGTTATAGTCAAAATTGTACAcgaaatttagcttataaatagacaCTTTTCTACCCTAGAAAGATTTAACCCATAACACgtttaggtattagcttttacaagttttcaaagaattttgtgtttaaattttgaagGTTCTTATTTacaggtttagtttttatctccatttttGTACTATTCGCTTTTGCCAATTTAGTGAAATAATCTTTACTCGTGATTTTTTATTCTCTTCGTAAGGGTTTTCTACAAAATttgatcttttcaattttttcgttacttttattttttattgtttacacGGGTTTATCCCCGacattatcaaaaacaaaaaaaaaaacagttataTTTAAAAAGTGTTAAAAATGCTTTTTGAAAGCAGCTAaaagctctttttcttttttttttttttggcttaaatTTTGGATGATAAAAGCTCTTTATTGACTTATTTGTTTTTGTCGttaaaaaagtaattttgaaaagtaaaaagaaaaaaagaagaagttaaataCTCTTTTAATATGACACAACTTTTTGACCTAAAAAAAATAAGGCTTAAAATGTTTCCATTTTTGGTCAAAGACGAGTCATCGCTAACTAATTCTAAGTTAGCATGATTAGTCAGGGTTAATCACCTTTGAGTTTCATcgctttaaaattaatttaaaaaggaGTTATGGAAAATCTTAAAAGAATAGACTCGATTTACGTATTAGATTTACGTTTGAGAGTAGAATGATGTGTAAAGAAAGATTACAACTTTTATAACCTTCGTTCTAAGACTGTATCACCATAACTttccatatttttataaaaaaattttagtttctaaTTAGTATAGAGTAAGAAAATTTTTTGGAGGatcggaattaaattgtatatttttatgataataaaaatataatttcactattttaatagtctctatctttataatttttaaatgattaaatcaaaattttatcatttttacgaggctaaaatataattttatcattattaatttaaaattttataaattataaagaatctaaataaaaaaatttccggGTGCGGGGGTAGAGGcgttcatgggccgggcggcccggcccgatgacccgcccgaaatatgggagggttcgggtaaaatatagtcccgaaatatgggtttgggcaaaaaaaatgaggtccgtttagaaaatgggccgggctagggcactacttttttggcccaggcccgaatataataaatatatattttttattttaaaatacttttttttatttttttactttttaaaataaatttttggtgtttattaaaaaaatgggctaGACTcggatttaaaaattttttttcgggcagagcttggacaaaattttaggcccatattttagACCGGACTAGGCCTGAGCCTAGGACTTGGGCACCTAAATTATTCTAGATTTGATGGCTCCATTATTCTACCGATTATGAGGAAGATTACCTCAATCTAAAGTGATGTCAAAatagttataaatttaaataaatataaaaatatcaacaactaattaaatttcgacgataaaatcaatcaaaattagtAACAAAGATAATtacaaaatcaaaaaataaataaaataatcatacaataaaaaatcatataaaaataatcttatggaaaatttaaaataaataaataaacaattgaAAGTGAATTCAAAaccaattaaattataaaatataataattattttaaaaaataaattttgagaatttttatttaaaaaaaaacaaaatcaaatcaaatcaaatcaaactaAACTAAATTATACTAAACTAAAAAAGCttaatttttagatttcaaaacaGCCTGAAACTAAACTTGATTATGGACCGGATTATTTGTTTAGGCCCGAAGACCCGTCTGAAAAGCAGGagggtttgggaaaaaataaaaGCTCGGTAAATggacttgaataaaaaaaataagactcATTTTCTAAATGGGTCAAGTCTCGGGTAggattttttgcccaagcccgggcCGACTCGAATCAATTGGTTTGTTGTTGTTTCGCTGTTATTTCGCTATTATATTACTactgttttgttgttattgtttggatattgtataattcttattttattgttaattttactattattttagggacatttgcttgttaagttgcaactatcttggtattatttatttaagtataaagactttttttaatgtatttttagtttatgggaaacatttattttaatgtttttattgtatttgatgtattatattttttacacttgtttttatataaaaaataatctaaaagaaTTAATACAAATGGACCGAGCTTGAGTTTAGGATTTTTAATatagaccatatttggataaaattttagacccatttttaAGTCGAACCTGAGACTAGAAAACATACCTAAAATTTTACAGTAATCTGACCCGACCCATTATCAAAACCTATGTGAAACCAAAAGCGATGTTAAATGTAAAATAAAGTTTTGTTTTTTAAGTCGAAGATAAATAGTTTCATAAGTGGGATCGATACAAAAAAAATGAGATTATGGAGATTACGGAgattatgtaaaataaaaataagtaacaaAATAGAGATATTAATTACTTTTAATAGGATAAAAAATGAgttaatatgattttttaaagctACTCCATACTAGGATGAGGGTCGAACCCTCAGCCACTGGTTAAGGAAGGTAAGAGGTACTCTTGTCGATGGACTTAGTTGTcaagtttaagtaccaaagtagacataattgtcaagtttagggactaaaagtTACATTAATcctaaagaaaaagtaaaagaggGGAGGTGACATGGAAAAAAGAGATTGGACGCGGGTGTCAAGCTGATATCCACCGTTGATGAGAAAATCAGAGAATCAATCGTAGGGTCCAAAACAATCCCTAGACAAAGATTGAAAGCGAGCAAGCCTTAAAATGTTGAACTTCAAACATTTGACATTAGCTCAGAGACGGATCATTatttacttcaaaaaaaaaaaagaacaagaaaaagaaaagaaaagttaggGTTTTAATTTGAAATCGGATTCGGTAGAGATTAAGCAATGGCTGGAGAAAGGGCCTTGTTCAAGTTCCTTAAGCCTGGGCAACGTCTACAGCCCGCCGACGTTCAAGCTGCCGCCATGTGGGGCGTCGCTGCCACTACCGGCGCTCTTTGGCTCATTcaggtttcttttttcttttttttttcaatcattttTTCTTTATTGCTATTAAATCCATAGAAAAATCGATGTCATTGTTTATCATCGGATTTCCCCTTCtatatgtattaaattattttttggatCTGTATCCGTGTTTAGCTTACCTTGAAATTTAGACCTTGGAATAAATCTTTGCTTCTATTGAAGCTAAATAGTAGAGTTatgattaaaaaaaatccatttttcgCCCATGTTAGTGTAAAATGAGAAACTGGACCTTAGAAGATTCAAAACTCCAGCTTTAAAGAGCCTCGGTTCAATATGTTCCAAATATGgccttttttttaatgaattgaTAATATTTGTTCAATCATCTTGTATTTTTGGAATAATAGAAACATTTTCCCCCTTAATCAATAacatataagtttaattttaggCTTTTAAATCTAGGTAGGTTTAGTTTAATGGGTTTGTGATTGAACATAGATTGCTTTAAAGCACTCTTGTTTCATGTCATTATATACTTCTGCCCGTTCTCGCTTTTGATACTTTTAACTAATGCTCTGTTTTTTTCTCCTCATGGAAGTCTCTTGTGCCGACTTTTTGATGTAACACCACTGTCTCTCCAAAAGCATCATCTATGATATCATGGTTCCAATTAGATGTTAATCTGTTTGTTTAGGTTTTTTGTATGCATAGTGTCATGATCCTAGGGAACAATGGTTGTATACTAGAATTGGTCTTGGGATTTAAGTGTTTACACCAGTTTAACTTGTGAGTCACCTTTTGTGGATAAAATTGAGGCCCGCTGAGTTGAAGTGGACAATACTTTGTAGGTTTCTGTGGACCACAACACACAGCTTCCCCTCTAAAACACTTGTAAACATCTGATCTATAAATACTTAAAAGGGTTATATATGACTGGTTTACATTTGTGAATGCATGTTCTATAAAGGTTGTAGTTTGAGCTTGATTTAAACAATCGGTCAATTAAATGAAACTCATTGAGATGTGATATTTGGTTGATTAATTAAGTGGTTGGTTGTTTTATGAGGGTGAGAACTTGGTGTGCAGAGTTGTGCCTGTCTTTGAAGCTGTGATTAGAGATTGCAGTTGTTTTACAAGTTTGTGAATCATTAGCTAATGTTTGAAAACTTTTCATTCCAATTTCGGCAGCCTTTTGATTGGTTGAAGAAGACCTTTCTGGAGAAACCAGAGTCGGAGTAGAAGCAAATGGGACATCTTGCAACTCATTGCGGTTTTGTCTATCAGGTTTGCTGATGAACAAATCATggaaagattaaaaataataatgtagtaAGTGTAATTTTTTGTGGATTATTGTTACGAGAACTAGTCTCTTTGCTTTTGGCGTCAATTACTGGGAAGTTTTGAACCTTTCACCTTCAGTCTGAACTGTTGTCTCATTTCTACTTGAGTTTATGAATTCATGCATTCATAAAGAGGTTTAGTTGAGATTCTGATTGGAATGTAAATCAAAAGGGAAATGAATGgtataaataattgaattaaacaTTATTGAAATTCAGATGCTTATTTTAGCAACTCATGATGTTTGAATGGAGTTAATGTTTTTCTAGGTAGTAAGTTAGAGTTCATGTTTTCAATCTAGTAATGAGAAAactacaaaatataattttttgcaTTGAAAGAGCAAGTTGTGGGATGAATGTTGCGGAAGCTTTGGTTTTGCGGGGAGTTAATATACTATTTGGCAGTTAAGTTTGGCTTCAattttcaatttggtacttgaataTTTTTTTGCCAATTTGGTACATGAGTTTGGCCACAATGTTCATTTTGGTACCTGAGTTGAGTTTGGCTTCAATCTTCAATTTGGCACCTAAATTCTTTTTGTCCCAATTTGGTACATGAGTTTGGCTACAATGTTCATTTTGGTACCtaagtttttttgttttgatacttgagtttttcTCTGTCTCAGTTAAGTATTTGAATTTGACTTCaatgttaaatttggtatttgagCTTTTCTTTTTTATCCCAATCAAATACTTACGGTTTGTTACTAGAGCATATGTGTCATAATATTcattaggtactaaattgaatattgaagctAAACTCAAATACCAAATAGTATCTTAACCTTTTTTTAATAGGTGAACTTACTTGCCAGTAGCCAGTATGCTAGTGCCACATTTTGGCTATCGATGGTCATAGTTTGAAAACTTATTCAAAAGTTCCAATGTGGGTTGTTGTTCATGAATCGAGTAGGGTTGGACTCATTAATCCTATCAACACTATATGGTTGCTCAAGTTTGGTGTGACTGAATCAGCTAATTAATAGTTTTGATAGCCTGGTCCCAAAACGCGCATTCGATCCTACCAATAAACTAAACCATGTTGAGCTACTTCCAAATGAAAATGAGAGAAGTACCAAGCGGAGTGATCTTGAACCGTTGATGCAAGAACGACGAATGGAAAATTCAGGGGTTAAATCATGAATGAAACATTATTATTTTCTAGTACATGAGAAAAACATCAAGACTGTTGTTGATGAGACTTGAGAGCCTGAAAAACCTTGGAGCTGGTATCAAATATCTGAGCTCTTCTATTGTAATCCATAGGGTCCCTTCCCTGGTCTTGCCCCATAATTGCTTCAGTTTCCAAACATTCCAACAGCTCCACCATTCCCTTCCTTCCTTTGCACCTTTCACTAACCCTCTCATCTCTCATccactcttctttttcttcttgtttcttCTCAGCCAGTAACCCTGAATCCCAACCCATACACCCAACCACTACTCCGTGGCTTTGCACACCTACATGAGCTGACGATGGTATCCTTAACAGACGACGGCAGTGGCTCATTTGGCTTGATTTTGGGAACTTTTTGATGATGGTGTTGATGGAGTGTGTTCTAGTGTGACAAAGACAAGTAAATTCCATGTTGTGTGGCTCTAAATAGAGCTTATGAGACTACTTGGGTGTGGTTTTTACATAGAAAGAGACTGGGAGCTGAAAATAAGGGCCGATCCACGTATCCACAATGAACCACTATTCTAGTCGTGGTTGTAGAGTTgggatatatatgtgtatatatataaataccatagAGGTTACTCTATTAAAAGTCTATtatattttgttctttttattaaaaaataggtaaattagttcacctatattaaacaaataataaaaagatcattctattaaaaatttacccgtttctattataaaaaattaatttatgtacATAAACACGAGGTACATGTTAATCATctaatagaaaaaattaatttactctttaatttaatgtataaaaattaatcaatttatttttcaagtaaaaagataaaatataatctaattacTAATACATGATTTTTTATGATAATTTCATGTATGTATGTACAGAAGGCACACAATTCAAAGACCAATATTTCACTAATAGATGTGTTGTCTTATTTTACAGCTCAAGATGGTCCTAAATTCCTCGCACAAAGGCACACGATTCAAAGGCAAGACATGCCTTTGTCTATACTCGATGGGGCTTTGTCCATTTTTAGTTTTAGCTAATTGATCAGTTGGTGGACATTCTCACAGCTTGTTCATTGCAAGGTGAAGGTGAAATAAGAAACATCTACGCTTTATATTTGgaggcttttttttttcttttttttttgtctaatgtTAAAATCCGTTCAAGTTTAGCGACATAAAGAAGAAATATAATAGTCAATTATAAAActatggaaagaaaataaataggcTTAAAAACGCGGCTAATTAGAATGTGCTACATGACACTTCAATCTAAGAAGTGTCATGTGAAATCTATATgtattaacaataaaaatagatttgaaaaaaaattatagaaaattctaaaataatttacaaaataaaaatataaaaaaattattgggtCAATTACCGGTCAATGGTCGTTCAACACTCGGTTAACGTTCGGTCAATATCGATCAATGGTTCGTCAACGCTAGTCAAAGTCAAAGGGTAATTTCTAtctattatattgttattttttagaatttttaatctatttttatttttattacatatggATGCCATGTGACACTTTTTAATTGGATTGAAGTGTCACGTGGCACATTGTAATTGGGCCACATTTCAATTGGTTTTTTTAACGGTAATGGGTTTTTTTAACGgcaatgagttttttttttaaatggtagTGGAGTGAACCTATAACAAAATATAACTTTAAGTATCAGTCTGAGTCAAAAATAATTGAAGTCCAAAGTAAGAAAAAGAGTATACTTTAAGGACCAaatgatgctttaagccgaataAGTAATTCATAAGcttcacaatttatttatttaaaattattctatCCGAAATTTTTATTCCATtaatataaaatgattaaaaaacttCACAAACTGGATTAAAAGTTAAGTcattaatatatgtatttattatatGTCAAAAAAATACAAGTCAATACATTAACTCTATttgtagattttttttattatttaattgatagttGACAAGATAATAATCCTTCATCTTCCATATCTTTCAGAGTTTTCTCTTAGTTTCTTTAGTTTTTGAAACAACAAAGTCAATAATTGCAAAAATAGAGGAGTTGTGTTAAGAGCAATGGCAATTGTGAGTGGCATTGTGTAATAACAACGGTCAACACAAAGTGCTTGTTTACGCAATTTTGTTTCTTTATAATTGCAAGGTCTTATCTAGAGAGATAATCCATTATCAATTAACCTTGTATAATCAGTGATTTAAGTCTTATCACACCCTTATATAGCAACATCACTATTACACATAAGATCTAGATCACCCTTAGAATGTTGATTATGAGCAAAACATAAGCAACCAAACACACGAATATCGTCAAACAAAGGAGGGCTACCAAACAACATTTCATAGGGTGTTTTATTGTGAAGTAGAGGTGAAAGAGAGGTGAAGGGGAGGTGAATGAGTTCGATTAAGGAGATGAGAAGCAACCAACACACATTCCCTCTAAAAAGATATAGGCAGATTTCTCTGGAAACAAAAAGCACAAGCTACATTTAAAATATGCTGATGTTTACTCTCCATTCTCCTATTTTGTTGAGGAGTATCAACATAAGATGTTTGAAAAATAATGCTATTTGCAAGAAAATAATCCTGGAGACAATTAAATTCCATCCCATTATCACTTCTAACACATTTTATTTGTTGAGAAAATTGACGATCAACCATAATAGTGAATGACatgaaaactttgaaaacctCATTTTTATTAGCCAATAGATATACCCAAACAACCTAAGAGAAATCATCAaccaatgtaaaaaaaatatcaaaatccaCAAATGAAAGAGTGTCACAAAAGCCCCATAAATCACAATGAACTAACTAAAAAATATGAGTGGCTTTTTGTTTACTAATTGGAAAGCTATTTCTAGTCTACTTAGCACAATGACAAATTTCACATGCTTTATTCAGATGATCTCTAGAGTTACTAACATAAGGAAGTAATTTTACTACTTTCTCATAAGGGTGACCCAATCTTCTATGCCAAAGTTCCAAAGAGGATGAAACTTCAATCGAAACCGCTTTGACCGTCGAAACCTGCCAGAAGTAGTAAAATTCATCCTGTCTCTCACTCGCTCCAATCAACTTCCTCAAATGAAGGTCCTAAATAGCACATATGTTAATAGAAAATTGGACAAAATAGTTCATATTATCATTCAATTGggaaaccaaaattaaattacaGTTTAATTTAGGAACGTACAAAACGTGTTTTAAGTGAATTTTACCCGTCAATTTAACCATTCATTCTTGGGTAGCCACCACTATTTGGCCATCAAGGAGTCCTACGGAACATGCTACAACATCTCTCACATTTGTCAAACATATAAGATCATCCGTAACATGATTTGAACACCCCATACCAATAATCTAATTATTCTTGGACTTACCATTCAACTGAGTGGAAGTTGACTGTTTATTACCAAACACCATCAAAAAAGACTGTCATTGCTCAACGGTAAAACTAGGAAGTGTCGCCTCCCTGATGGTGGAGGAGGAGGAGACTCGCTACCAGCCATTTAGAACgatgaagaaattttttttcaaaaaccttACTCAGATGCCATGAGAAGAATAGATAACCTCCCCTATTTTATTGATAGACTCAAGGATAGATATATCTATATAGTAGTAGTTACGTTAGAAATCAAATTGATAAATATAATGCCCCATAATAATATCCTATAATATCCCATTAGAAATCAAATTGTTAAGagataatatcccataataatatcCTATAATATCTGTTAAAGTTGTGTGACCTAAATTCTTGTTAAGAAAAAACAATGGCAAAATAGGGGGATTTGTGGGTACTATATAGGCTATACaagtggtgtaacaccccttatccgtatccaacaccggaatagggtacgaggcattaccaaaacacatacacttgtaaacgtatttaaccgagttataaaatttcatcaaaattaaaactttcaaaataattaacatgtttctataacttttcacaatatatcctcaaaatattataatcataataattagggcctacgagacccgatacatactcatgcaatttaatgcttcatttccatttcattcaattcgcaatttctcatgctcataatttaaatcatatcactagcaatttccatttaattcacgtgcaattcaatgacatcaaattcaaaactaatacgtatttaccatttaactcaatgtttattgattataccattcaataacacatttatgaaattctcaatttagcaatgaaaatatcactttagtttgaataacaacatcgtcctgatataaatacactaccacttatccatttactttaattcttttgggcccatttgtcacttaccatccttaatcaaattagggaacggtcacggaaaattgagtacttcactttcattttgccatagtataactatggtcttacgtatgatcacttatcacttgtcactgatcagataagtgtagccacctattactttgtttcttgatcagataagtgtagccacttatcactttgtcacttgatcagaagtactcaaatccggcgttccgctcaatttgatcatttattcatatatcaggcttaccaacatgtgttaattcataaaccattcatggtattatttcatgccaaatcatatactgaatataccatacacacatactatgaaactttattttcacacatgagcttaaaccatgaccaataatgcacaaaaataagcatcattcatatttcatcgtttatgagttataatcaaacatatgaccatttatacacgaatcattcatatatttcctaattttcctcctcctcctctccattccacatccttaatgtgtataacacacttaaacaacattaaccataatttcaatattcactaacatgtatattcaaagctgtttatccgagtcagagtcactaaattatttttatccggagctacagagctccaaattaagatccgttaattttccctgaaactagactcacatatattcataccataaaattttcataatttttggttcagccaaatagtacagtttattctttaaagtttcccctgtttcgctgtctgacagttccgaccactcttcactaaaaattaattatctcattgtacagaattcggatgatgttttagcttgtttcttataaaaatagactcattaaggattctaaccatataaaatataactcataatcatttttgtactatttttaatgattttccaaagtcagaacaggagaacccgaattcattctgaccttgtctcacaaaatctattatatctcatgatttacaattccattgctcacatcatttcttttataagaaactagactcaataagctttagtttcatattttattcatcctctaattcaatctctacaatttttggtgatttttcaaagttacactactgctgctgtccaaaactgctttagtgcaaaatgttgatttctattttgccccaaatttcacagtttatacaattcggtcatttctcaattaacccctcaattaatctaattttctcaattagtactttactagacattataagttgttacacaactattgaaattcagaatttccacatataactctatcttcaaactcttttactattaggtcccaaacattcactttctattcaattctttcaataaaatcagcatatgaacaatttaaagctctaatttcatgctaaatcatcatatacttccagcacatattcatatcaactttcaacttctttcataaaatcaaaaactaatggatttaacaagtgggcctagttgtaaaagtcataaaatacaaaaatttcaagaaatagtcaagaattgaacttacttgtaataaaaatatgaagaaccagcttgaagaagcccttccatggtgttttagctgatgagaattcagaaaaatgaagagaaatctagataattccacttgggtcctaactttattaagcaaattttgcaattttccaattttgcccttaattctccttactttcttgctgatttcatgcctctgccgtccagcccaaatagaccttgggtctatttgcctttaaagccctcttccttttatcatttaagctatttaatcatttcccaaaattttacatttgttacaatttagtcctttttgttcaattaattatcggaactttaaaatttcttaacgaaactttaatactaactttttaacactccatgaatatttataaaaatatttatggctcagtttaaaatccccgaggtcttgatacttcatttcgattctaat
Protein-coding sequences here:
- the LOC121218628 gene encoding uncharacterized protein, with the protein product MEFTCLCHTRTHSINTIIKKFPKSSQMSHCRRLLRIPSSAHVGVQSHGVVVGCMGWDSGLLAEKKQEEKEEWMRDERVSERCKGRKGMVELLECLETEAIMGQDQGRDPMDYNRRAQIFDTSSKVFQALKSHQQQS